A stretch of Brassica napus cultivar Da-Ae chromosome C6, Da-Ae, whole genome shotgun sequence DNA encodes these proteins:
- the LOC106403223 gene encoding uncharacterized protein LOC106403223: protein MILLMMTLLHLLITVGASASTPALSIKSPDGDVIDCIDIYDQPAFSNPLLKSHELQEFPTEMPNLEIAAETPNWQVWHTTGEKCPPRTIPIRRTTDISHSKYPKPFYKSLADATRGHRYAIGFIRNRGPIYGTRASLNVWEPLVEAADDFSLSQVWLASGSFANGDVNTVEAGWQISPERYHDHQPRFFTFWTRDAYNNTGCYSTHCGGFVQTSSTIALEAAITRTSAFGGPQFDITIQIWKDQSSGNWWLGLGRNMELVGYWPAAIFTGLADHADKVEWGGEVLSQNSTGTNTILQMGSGEFAEKGFGKVAYVCNILVAENNQTLVPVQDFGVQAQFPKYYSVKRSQTKGCGKHFYFGGPGQTRSGAVRGTLASALLLLYLAFFLCV, encoded by the exons ATGATACTGCTCATGATGACACTACTACATCTGCTCATCACGGTCGGAGCTTCAGCCTCTACCCCAGCCTTGAGCATTAAG AGTCCGGATGGCGACGTGATTGACTGCATAGATATCTACGATCAACCGGCGTTTAGTAATCCACTTTTGAAAAGCCATGAACTTCAG GAGTTTCCTACGGAGATGCCTAATTTGGAAATAGCAGCTGAGACACCAAACTGGCAGGTGTGGCACACGACCGGGGAAAAATGTCCCCCGCGAACAATCCCCATTCGTCGAACTACGGACATTTCTCACTCAAAATATCCCAAACCCTTCTACAAATCCTTAGCCGACGCCACTAGAGGGCATAGG TACGCGATCGGATTTATTCGAAACCGAGGGCCGATATATGGAACAAGAGCATCTCTCAACGTTTGGGAGCCGCTAGTAGAAGCAGCAGATGACTTCAGCTTATCTCAGGTCTGGCTGGCATCGGGATCATTCGCCAATGGAGATGTCAACACCGTCGAAGCGGGTTGGCAA ATCAGTCCAGAGAGGTATCACGACCACCAACCGAGATTCTTTACATTTTGGACG AGAGATGCGTATAACAACACAGGATGCTACAGCACCCACTGCGGGGGATTTGTGCAGACCAGCAGCACAATCGCCCTTGAAGCTGCTATCACACGTACCTCTGCATTTGGAGGCCCTCAGTTCGACATCACGATTCAGATCTGGAAG GATCAATCTTCTGGGAACTGGTGGCTGGGACTGGGCCGCAACATGGAGCTAGTTGGGTACTGGCCAGCTGCAATCTTTACAGGCCTAGCTGATCACGCAGATAAGGTAGAATGGGGAGGCGAGGTTCTGTCACAGAATAGTACTGGCACAAACACCATTCTTCAAATGGGATCGGGAGAATTCGCTGAAAAAGGCTTCGGGAAAGTTGCTTACGTATGTAATATCCTAGTTGCCGAGAACAACCAGACTTTGGTTCCAGTCCAAGATTTTGGGGTACAAGCTCAATTCCCAAAATATTATTCAGTTAAAAGGTCGCAAACTAAAGGTTGTGGGAAGCACTTTTATTTCGGCGGACCAGGGCAAACGCGTTCGGGGGCAGTTCGTGGAACATTGGCGAGTGCGTTGCTATTATTGTATTTGGCTTTTTTCTTgtgtgtttag
- the LOC106402809 gene encoding isoflavone reductase homolog P3, translated as MATEQSKILVIGGTGYIGKFIVEGSAKSGHQTFALVRESSLSDPVKGKIVQNFKDLGVTILYGDLSDKESLVKAIQHVDAVISTVGLSQLMNQINIISAIKESGKHIKRFLPSEFGNDVDRTVAIGPAKSEFAMKAEIRRVVEAEGVPYTYVINNCFNGYFLATLAQCETRLTSPPRDKVTIYGDGNAKAILNKEEDIAAYTMRAVDDPRTLNKTVYINPPKNIVSQNDVVALWESKIGTTLEKTYVSEEELLKKIPQSPHPLDLLLALNHAIFVKGDQTWFTIEPSFGVEASQLYPDVKYISVDEYLNQFV; from the exons ATGGCGACGGAGCAAAGCAAGATTCTGGTGATCGGAGGAACTGGTTACATCGGAAAGTTCATCGTCGAAGGCAGCGCCAAGTCAGGCCACCAAACATTCGCTCTCGTCAGAGAATCCTCCCTCTCTGACCCCGTCAAGGGCAAAATCGTCCAGAACTTCAAAGATCTCGGCGTCACGATACTATAC GGAGACTTAAGCGACAAAGAAAGCTTGGTGAAGGCCATTCAACACGTTGATGCAGTCATCTCCACCGTTGGTCTCTCTCAACTCATGAACCAGATTAATATCATTTCTGCTATTAAAGAATCTGGCAAGCATATTAAG AGATTCTTGCCTTCTGAGTTTGGCAATGATGTGGATCGAACGGTGGCGATTGGACCAGCAAAGTCGGAGTTCGCAATGAAGGCTGAGATCCGCCGTGTCGTTGAAGCTGAAGGTGTACCTTACACATACGTGATCAACAATTGCTTTAATGGATATTTTTTGGCTACACTTGCTCAATGTGAAACGAGGCTGACTTCTCCTCCTAGAGACAAAGTCACCATCTATGGCGATGGTAACGCTAAAG CCATTTTAAACAAAGAGGAAGACATTGCTGCATACACCATGAGAGCTGTCGATGATCCAAGGACTCTCAACAAGACTGTCTACATAAACCCTCCGAAGAACATTGTTTCGCAGAACGATGTAGTTGCCTTGTGGGAGAGCAAGATTGGTACAACTCTGGAGAAGACTTACGTTTCAGAGGAAGAACTCCTCAAGAAAATACCAC AGTCACCACATCCTCTGGATCTTCTGTTGGCTTTGAATCATGCCATCTTTGTGAAAGGAGATCAAACGTGGTTTACAATAGAGCCTTCCTTTGGTGTGGAAGCTTCTCAGCTTTACCCTGATGTCAAGTACATAAGCGTCGATGAGTACCTCAACCAGTTTGTGTAA
- the LOC106406791 gene encoding isoflavone reductase homolog P3, whose amino-acid sequence MATKKSRVLVIGGTGFTGKFMVEGSVKAGNPTFALVREASLSDPVKAKTVQRFKDLGVTILHGDLNDHESLVKAMKQVDVVISTVGRVQLLDQTKIISAIKEAGNVKRFLPSEFGTDVDKTGAVEPAKSLVFGAKRRIRRAVEAEGIPYTYVVNNCAAGLYLRTLVQFQPGLTSPPRDKVTILGDGNAKVVFNKEGDVAAYMIRAVDDPRTLNKTLYISPPKNTLSMNELVALWEKKIGKSLEKTYLSEEQVLKTIQVSPVVPATILLSINHSVFVKGDQTNFTIEPTLGVEACELYPDVKYTSIEEYLSHFA is encoded by the exons ATGGCGACCAAGAAAAGCAGAGTGCTGGTGATCGGAGGCACTGGTTTCACAGGAAAATTCATGGTCGAAGGGAGCGTCAAAGCAGGAAACCCGACATTCGCTCTTGTTCGAGAAGCTTCTCTTTCAGATCCTGTCAAGGCCAAAACCGTACAGAGATTTAAAGATCTAGGCGTTACAATACTACAT GGAGATTTGAATGATCATGAGAGCTTAGTGAAGGCCATGAAACAGGTCGATGTTGTGATATCAACAGTTGGGCGCGTACAACTGttggatcaaaccaagatcattTCGGCTATTAAAGAAGCCGGTAATGTCAAG AGATTCTTGCCTTCCGAGTTTGGAACAGACGTGGACAAGACAGGTGCGGTTGAGCCAGCAAAATCATTAGTTTTTGGAGCGAAGAGACGGATCAGGAGAGCCGTAGAAGCAGAAGGAATACCATATACTTACGTTGTTAACAACTGTGCCGCGGGTTTGTACTTGCGTACGTTGGTTCAGTTTCAGCCTGGTCTTACTTCTCCTCCTCGAGACAAAGTCACCATTTTGGGCGACGGAAACGCCAAAG ttGTGTTCAACAAGGAGGGAGATGTTGCTGCTTACATGATCAGAGCAGTGGATGATCCAAGGACTTTAAACAAAACCCTCTACATCAGTCCTCCTAAGAACACTCTATCAATGAACGAACTTGTCGCCTTGTGGGAGAAAAAGATTGGCAAGTCACTTGAGAAGACGTATTTGTCAGAAGAACAAGTGCTCAAAACCATCCAag TGTCTCCGGTTGTTCCGGCGACTATCCTTCTGTCGATAAACCACTCGGTGTTTGTGAAGGGAGATCAGACCAATTTCACTATAGAGCCTACGCTCGGTGTTGAAGCCTGTGAGCTTTACCCTGATGTCAAGTACACGAGCATTGAGGAGTATCTCAGTCACTTCGCTTGA
- the LOC106406400 gene encoding isoflavone reductase homolog P3: protein MATEKSKILVIGGTGYIGKFIVAESAKSGHQTFALVREASLSDPVKSKTVQNFKDLGVTILQGDVNDHESLVKAIKQVDVVISSIGSMQILDQTKIISAIKEAGNVKRFLPSEFGTDVDRTSAVEPAKSAFAVKIQIRRAIEAAGVPYTYVVNNCFAGYYLPTLVQFEPGLTSPPRDRVTILGDGNAKAVINKEEDIAAYTIKTVDDPRTLNKILYINPPKNTLSMNEMVSLWETKISKSLEKTHIPEEQVLKLIQESPVPINVLLAINHSVFVKGDQTNFTIEPSFGLEASQIYPDVKYTSIEEYLSHFA from the exons ATGGCGACTGAGAAAAGCAAGATTCTTGTCATCGGAGGAACCGGTTACATCGGGAAGTTTATCGTCGCAGAAAGCGCTAAATCTGGTCACCAAACATTCGCTCTCGTTAGAGAAGCTTCTCTTTCGGACCCGGTCAAGAGCAAAACCGTACAGAACTTCAAAGATCTCGGCGTGACAATACTACAA GGAGATGTGAACGATCACGAGAGCCTAGTGAAGGCGATAAAACAGGTCGATGTGGTGATATCGAGTATTGGAAGTATGCAAATCttggatcaaaccaagatcattTCTGCTATCAAAGAAGCTGGTAACGTCAAG AGATTCTTGCCGTCTGAGTTTGGGACGGACGTGGACAGAACAAGTGCGGTTGAGCCGGCGAAATCTGCTTTTGCAGTGAAGATTCAGATAAGGAGAGCCATTGAAGCAGCAGGAGTACCATACACTTACGTTGTTAACAATTGTTTTGCGGGTTATTACTTGCCTACGTTGGTTCAGTTCGAGCCTGGTCTCACTTCTCCTCCTAGAGACAGAGTCACCATTTTGGGAGATGGAAATGCCAAAG ctgTGATCAACAAGGAGGAAGATATAGCTGCTTACACAATCAAGACGGTGGATGATCCAAGGACTCTTAACAAAATCCTTTACATTAATCCTCCTAAGAACACTTTATCGATGAACGAAATGGTCTCCTTGTGGGAGACCAAGATCAGCAAGTCTCTTGAGAAGACTCACATTCCAGAGGAGCAAGTCCTTAAACTTATCCAAG aGTCTCCAGTTCCTATCAATGTTCTTCTCGCCATAAACCACTCGGTTTTTGTGAAGGGAGATCAGACTAATTTCACTATAGAGCCTTCGTTTGGTCTTGAAGCCTCTCAGATTTACCCTGATGTCAAGTATACGAGCATTGAGGAGTATCTCAGTCACTTCGCTTGA